A genomic segment from Streptomyces antibioticus encodes:
- a CDS encoding IclR family transcriptional regulator, translated as MGMGDGPTLITSVQRAFRLLEAVSAHENGAPAKQLARETGLPLATAYHLLRTLVHDGYLRKLDDGGFVLGDRLQTLHTSGRGQALLSRVRPTLAALRDELGTAAYLTFYEEGEIRVAEIVDGPRAPRVDLWVGFEDAGHATALGKCVLRELDDEARKDYLSRHHLADLTPRTITSTLTLLRQLDSSPVAPAVTDLEEYTLGTVCIAVPVYSGQILGSLGVSLPADRLSRIEEVRARLLPTADRVTRSLSLTI; from the coding sequence GTGGGTATGGGTGACGGCCCGACGCTGATCACCTCCGTACAGCGGGCGTTCCGCCTGCTCGAGGCGGTGAGCGCGCACGAGAACGGCGCACCGGCGAAACAGTTGGCGCGTGAGACCGGCCTGCCCCTGGCCACCGCCTACCACCTGCTGCGCACCCTCGTGCACGACGGCTACCTGCGGAAACTGGACGACGGCGGCTTCGTGCTCGGCGACCGGCTCCAGACCCTGCACACCTCGGGCCGCGGCCAGGCGTTGCTGAGCCGGGTCCGCCCCACCCTCGCCGCCCTGCGCGACGAGCTGGGGACCGCCGCCTACCTCACCTTCTACGAGGAGGGCGAGATCCGGGTCGCCGAGATCGTCGACGGCCCCCGCGCACCCCGCGTCGACCTCTGGGTCGGCTTCGAGGACGCCGGACACGCCACGGCCCTCGGCAAGTGCGTACTCCGGGAACTGGACGACGAGGCCCGCAAGGACTACCTCTCCCGCCACCACCTGGCCGACCTCACCCCCCGGACCATCACCAGCACCCTCACACTCCTGCGCCAGCTCGACTCCTCGCCCGTCGCCCCGGCCGTCACGGACCTGGAGGAGTACACCCTCGGCACGGTCTGCATCGCGGTCCCCGTCTACAGCGGCCAGATTCTCGGCTCGCTCGGCGTCTCGCTGCCCGCGGACCGGCTCTCCCGGATCGAGGAGGTCAGGGCCCGGCTGCTCCCCACCGCGGACCGGGTGACGAGGAGCCTGTCGCTCACTATCTGA
- a CDS encoding peptidase E gives MDVSVVPERRVALLGGGFSTDDDGLLDDWILGQARTPRPKVCFVPTASGDAPGYIDRFLAAYEPRPCDPGVLHLFRRDLDDAALRTFLLSQDVIYVGGGSTANLLAVWRVHGVDRLLREAYDHGTLLCGISAGANCWAEGSHTDSFGPLTHLPDGLGLLPGSVCPHYDTEEGRRSSYRAAVATGALPAGWAVEDGTGALFTDGRLTDAVTRTPDARLYRVERDGSGDCEERAESCRLLVPTDQHAPSELPAP, from the coding sequence ATGGACGTGTCAGTCGTCCCGGAACGTCGTGTGGCTCTCCTCGGAGGCGGCTTCTCGACCGATGACGACGGCCTGCTGGACGACTGGATCCTCGGCCAGGCGCGCACACCCCGGCCCAAGGTCTGCTTCGTCCCGACAGCGAGCGGAGACGCGCCCGGGTACATCGACCGCTTCCTCGCGGCGTACGAGCCACGGCCCTGCGACCCCGGCGTCCTGCACCTCTTCCGACGGGACCTGGACGACGCCGCCCTGCGAACGTTCCTCCTCTCCCAGGACGTCATCTACGTGGGCGGAGGCAGCACCGCGAACCTGCTGGCGGTCTGGCGTGTACACGGCGTGGACCGCCTCCTCCGCGAGGCATACGACCACGGCACCCTGCTGTGCGGCATCAGCGCCGGCGCCAACTGCTGGGCCGAGGGCTCGCACACGGATTCCTTCGGCCCCCTGACCCACCTCCCCGACGGCCTGGGCCTGCTCCCCGGCTCGGTCTGCCCCCACTACGACACCGAGGAAGGCCGCCGGTCCTCCTACCGAGCGGCCGTGGCAACCGGCGCGCTTCCAGCGGGCTGGGCGGTCGAGGACGGCACCGGAGCCCTCTTCACCGACGGCCGCCTGACGGATGCGGTGACCCGGACGCCTGACGCCCGGCTGTACCGGGTGGAGCGGGACGGAAGCGGCGACTGCGAGGAACGAGCCGAGTCGTGCCGCTTGCTCGTCCCTACGGATCAGCACGCTCCGTCGGAATTGCCGGCTCCTTAG
- a CDS encoding PP2C family protein-serine/threonine phosphatase — translation MTQARDHGGDHWPMRLFRCRAAGACLPVLTVLVVVLLDLAGGAGMIWLPMLAAGPALAATTNGPRGVLGVGLLAAGLGAALGIHGHVPGRELTAVLAALGAVTLASGLASALRGRRERVLDAVRSVAEAAQHALLKPVPATVGPFQVAVRYNAAAAEARIGGDLYALIPTPYGVRLIVGDVRGKGLPAVGTAALVLGVFREAAYDEPDLLAVVDRIERSLARNLGGDDFVTAVVAGYPSTGLLELVNCGHAPPLLVRADGEVVAVEPTHPAPPLGLRALHDQTPSLQALPFADADQLLLYTDGVTEARDRHRAFYPLADGLTRHVCDEPARTLDAVQAELLTHVGGRLHDDAALLLLRKPAVAEPGAAPVPEPTEGEGDGDASCVTDSRLTAALAENRAR, via the coding sequence ATGACTCAGGCCCGAGACCATGGCGGCGACCACTGGCCGATGCGGCTGTTCCGATGCAGGGCGGCGGGGGCGTGCCTGCCCGTGCTGACCGTTCTCGTGGTCGTGCTCCTCGACCTCGCCGGCGGCGCCGGCATGATCTGGCTCCCCATGCTCGCGGCCGGCCCCGCGCTGGCCGCGACCACCAACGGCCCGCGCGGCGTCCTCGGCGTCGGCCTCCTCGCGGCCGGGCTCGGCGCCGCCCTCGGCATCCACGGCCACGTCCCCGGCCGTGAGCTGACCGCCGTCCTCGCCGCGCTGGGAGCCGTCACCCTGGCCAGCGGCCTGGCGAGCGCGCTGCGCGGCCGCCGGGAACGTGTGCTCGACGCCGTCCGCTCGGTCGCCGAGGCCGCCCAGCACGCCCTGCTCAAGCCCGTCCCGGCGACCGTCGGCCCCTTCCAGGTCGCCGTGCGCTACAACGCCGCCGCCGCGGAGGCCCGGATCGGCGGCGACCTCTACGCCCTGATACCCACCCCGTACGGCGTACGGCTGATCGTCGGCGACGTCCGCGGCAAAGGACTGCCTGCCGTCGGGACCGCCGCCCTCGTCCTGGGCGTCTTCCGCGAGGCCGCCTACGACGAGCCCGATCTGCTCGCCGTCGTCGACCGGATCGAACGGAGCCTGGCCCGCAACCTCGGCGGCGACGACTTCGTCACCGCAGTGGTCGCCGGCTACCCGAGCACGGGCCTCCTCGAACTCGTGAACTGCGGCCACGCGCCGCCCCTGCTGGTACGGGCCGACGGCGAGGTCGTCGCCGTGGAGCCCACGCACCCGGCCCCGCCGCTCGGACTGCGCGCCCTGCACGACCAGACGCCCAGCCTCCAGGCGCTGCCCTTCGCCGACGCCGACCAACTGCTCCTCTACACGGACGGCGTCACCGAGGCCCGCGACCGGCACCGGGCGTTCTATCCCCTCGCCGACGGCCTGACCCGCCACGTCTGCGACGAGCCGGCCCGCACACTGGACGCCGTCCAGGCCGAACTCCTGACCCACGTGGGCGGCCGCCTGCACGACGACGCGGCGCTCCTGCTGCTCCGCAAGCCGGCGGTGGCGGAGCCGGGGGCGGCCCCCGTGCCGGAGCCGACAGAGGGCGAGGGTGACGGTGACGCGTCGTGTGTGACCGATTCCCGGCTCACCGCCGCACTGGCGGAGAACCGGGCTCGGTGA
- the hypD gene encoding hydrogenase formation protein HypD — translation MKYIDEFQNPELARRLLDDIHATVTRPWALMEVCGGQTHSIIRHGIDQLLPEQVELIHGPGCPVCVTPLEVIDKALEIASRPEVIFCSFGDMLRVPGTGRDLFQVRGEGGDVRVVYSPLDALKIARQNPDREVVFFGIGFETTAPPNAMTVHQARSQGIRNFSMLVSHVRVPPAIEAIMASPDCRVQGFLAAGHVCSVMGTREYPELAERFRVPIVVTGFEPLDILEGVRRTVRQLERGEHTVDNAYARAVRPEGNPAARAMLEDVFEVTDRAWRGIGVIPASGWRLSAKYRDHDAEHRFSVDGIRTVEPAECRSGEVLQGLLKPHECEAFGTLCTPRTPLGATMVSSEGACAAYYLYRRLELPTTVAAVAGREVTPVV, via the coding sequence GTGAAGTACATCGACGAGTTCCAGAACCCGGAGCTGGCGCGCCGGCTCCTGGACGACATCCACGCCACGGTGACCCGGCCCTGGGCCCTGATGGAGGTCTGCGGCGGGCAGACGCACAGCATCATCCGCCACGGCATCGACCAACTGCTCCCTGAACAGGTGGAGTTGATCCACGGGCCGGGGTGTCCGGTCTGTGTGACCCCGCTGGAGGTCATCGACAAGGCCCTGGAGATCGCCTCCCGGCCCGAGGTGATCTTCTGCTCCTTCGGCGACATGCTGCGCGTTCCCGGCACCGGCCGGGACCTGTTCCAGGTGCGCGGCGAGGGCGGTGACGTACGGGTCGTCTACTCGCCGCTCGACGCGCTGAAGATCGCACGCCAGAACCCCGACCGCGAGGTGGTGTTCTTCGGCATCGGCTTCGAAACCACCGCGCCCCCCAACGCCATGACGGTTCATCAGGCCCGCAGCCAGGGCATCCGCAACTTCAGCATGCTGGTCTCCCACGTCCGGGTCCCCCCGGCCATCGAGGCGATCATGGCGTCGCCGGACTGCCGGGTGCAGGGGTTCCTCGCCGCCGGGCACGTGTGCAGCGTGATGGGCACGCGGGAGTATCCGGAACTGGCGGAGCGTTTCCGGGTGCCGATCGTCGTGACCGGCTTCGAGCCGCTGGACATCCTCGAAGGCGTCCGCCGGACCGTCCGCCAGCTCGAACGCGGTGAGCACACCGTCGACAACGCCTACGCCCGCGCCGTACGCCCCGAGGGCAACCCGGCCGCCCGCGCCATGCTGGAGGACGTCTTCGAGGTCACCGACCGGGCCTGGCGCGGGATCGGGGTGATCCCCGCGAGCGGCTGGCGGCTGTCGGCGAAGTACCGCGACCACGACGCCGAACACCGCTTCTCGGTCGACGGCATCCGGACCGTGGAGCCGGCCGAGTGCCGCAGCGGCGAGGTCCTCCAGGGGCTGCTGAAGCCGCACGAGTGCGAGGCGTTCGGCACGCTGTGCACACCGCGTACGCCGCTGGGGGCGACGATGGTCTCCAGCGAGGGGGCGTGCGCGGCGTACTACCTGTACCGGCGTCTCGAACTGCCCACGACGGTCGCCGCTGTCGCCGGTCGGGAGGTGACCCCCGTTGTCTGA
- a CDS encoding DUF6215 domain-containing protein, with translation MVDEVVEPEKGMRAGTQVVAAVVLVGGVAGLMWALAGALPQGAAEDERPAACSTSTTEPPPPELRVPGVVSGDRLCTALNRPDLASLLGTPQEHTETADGHDFAFELAAGSKIAIPEATVTLDTYSVKITATYDGLPVEGSEDLLGGGAESRTFLGHPAVLYSNPTIAFKVDLGGGDAETGPGGIARSLLVAQDAKDGGGSYEIAIWRQDDVLPDDAALLRVAEKVLPTLPGWSHA, from the coding sequence ATGGTCGACGAGGTCGTCGAACCCGAGAAGGGGATGCGCGCGGGGACCCAGGTCGTCGCCGCGGTGGTTCTGGTCGGTGGGGTCGCGGGGCTGATGTGGGCGCTCGCCGGGGCATTGCCGCAGGGCGCCGCCGAGGACGAGCGGCCCGCCGCCTGCTCCACCTCGACCACCGAGCCGCCGCCCCCGGAGCTGCGGGTCCCCGGCGTGGTGTCCGGCGATCGGCTGTGCACGGCGCTGAACCGTCCCGACCTGGCGTCGCTGCTCGGTACGCCCCAGGAGCACACCGAGACCGCCGACGGACACGACTTCGCCTTCGAGCTGGCCGCCGGCAGCAAGATCGCGATCCCGGAGGCCACGGTCACGCTCGACACGTACTCCGTGAAGATCACGGCGACCTACGACGGCCTGCCGGTCGAGGGGTCGGAGGACCTGCTGGGCGGGGGCGCGGAGTCCAGGACGTTCCTCGGGCATCCGGCGGTGCTCTACTCGAACCCGACCATCGCCTTCAAGGTCGATCTCGGGGGCGGCGACGCCGAGACCGGTCCCGGCGGGATCGCCCGCTCCCTGCTCGTCGCCCAGGACGCCAAGGACGGCGGCGGCTCGTACGAGATCGCCATCTGGCGCCAGGACGACGTCCTTCCCGACGACGCGGCACTCCTCCGCGTCGCCGAGAAGGTGCTCCCGACCCTGCCGGGCTGGAGCCACGCCTGA
- a CDS encoding HypC/HybG/HupF family hydrogenase formation chaperone, giving the protein MCLAVPGRVLDIEERDGTRMANVDFGGVVKEVCLEYLPDLQVGEYAIVHVGFALQRLDEESALKTLELFAELGMLQEEFGDAWEMAAAEKAGVADGDGVEEVHQP; this is encoded by the coding sequence ATGTGTCTGGCGGTACCCGGCAGAGTGCTGGACATCGAGGAACGTGACGGCACGCGGATGGCCAACGTCGACTTCGGCGGAGTGGTCAAGGAGGTGTGCCTGGAGTATCTGCCCGACCTCCAGGTGGGCGAGTACGCCATCGTCCACGTCGGGTTCGCCCTTCAGCGCCTGGACGAGGAGTCGGCGCTGAAGACGCTCGAACTCTTCGCCGAACTCGGCATGCTCCAGGAGGAGTTCGGCGACGCCTGGGAGATGGCGGCGGCGGAGAAGGCGGGCGTGGCGGACGGGGACGGCGTGGAAGAGGTGCACCAACCGTGA
- a CDS encoding SDR family oxidoreductase yields the protein MTTASPAPALVVTGATGRLGGRVARRLAERGVPQRLLVRSPGRAPKLPGATVAAADFGDREAVVRGLSGAETVLMVSASESADRLALHRTFVDAAAEAGVRHLVYVSFCGAAPDATFTLARDHFHTEEHIRERGPAFTFLRDNLYADFVPHFVGEDGVIRGPAGQGRAAFVAQDDIADAAVTVLTHPDDHAGAVYDLTGPESLTLEEAAATLSETLGRTITYHPETIEEAYTSRAPYNAPRWQLDAWVSTYTAIASGDLSQVTQSIPHLTDHPATPLAEVLRTARQS from the coding sequence ATGACCACCGCATCGCCCGCACCGGCCCTGGTCGTCACGGGTGCCACGGGACGGCTCGGCGGACGCGTCGCGCGTCGTCTGGCGGAGCGGGGTGTGCCGCAGCGGCTGCTGGTGCGCAGCCCCGGGCGGGCGCCGAAGCTGCCGGGCGCGACGGTGGCCGCCGCGGACTTCGGGGACCGGGAGGCCGTCGTACGCGGTCTGAGCGGCGCGGAGACCGTGCTCATGGTGTCGGCCTCCGAGAGCGCGGACCGGCTCGCACTCCACCGGACCTTCGTGGACGCCGCCGCGGAGGCCGGCGTACGGCACCTGGTCTACGTGTCCTTCTGCGGGGCCGCTCCGGACGCCACGTTCACCCTGGCCCGCGACCACTTCCACACCGAGGAGCACATCCGGGAGCGGGGGCCGGCGTTCACGTTCCTGCGCGACAACCTGTACGCGGACTTCGTCCCGCACTTCGTCGGCGAGGACGGCGTCATCCGCGGCCCGGCCGGACAGGGCCGCGCCGCCTTCGTCGCCCAGGACGACATCGCCGACGCCGCGGTGACGGTCCTGACCCACCCGGACGACCACGCCGGAGCCGTCTACGACCTGACGGGCCCCGAGTCCCTGACCCTGGAGGAAGCGGCGGCCACCCTGTCCGAAACCCTCGGCCGAACGATCACCTACCACCCGGAGACGATCGAGGAGGCCTACACCTCCCGCGCCCCCTACAACGCCCCCCGCTGGCAGCTAGACGCCTGGGTATCGACGTACACGGCAATCGCATCGGGCGACCTGTCCCAGGTCACACAATCAATCCCCCACCTCACGGACCACCCGGCGACCCCGCTCGCCGAGGTACTGCGCACCGCGCGACAGAGCTGA
- the hypE gene encoding hydrogenase expression/formation protein HypE yields MSEVTDHLVTPIAPEGWTCPAPLRDRPRVVMGHGGGGALSAELVQQIFAPAYGGEALAQMGDAAAVTLGGARLAFSTDSYVVRPLFFPGGSIGDLAVNGTVNDLAMRGARAAYLSCGFILEEGVELDVVSRVAEALGAAARTAGVEVATGDTKVVESGHGDGIYLNTAGIGLVPTGVDLRPERVVPGDVVIVSGAVGVHGVAIMSVREGLEFGVEIESDCAALGSLVEAMLAVTPDLHVLRDPTRGGLAAALNEIAQASGTGVVLQERAVPVPAAVANACAILGLDPLYVANEGKLVAFVPREHADAVLAAMRAHPLGREAAVIGEAVDTHPGMVVARTGLGGTRVVDLPIGEQLPRIC; encoded by the coding sequence TTGTCTGAGGTGACCGATCACCTGGTGACACCGATCGCCCCCGAGGGGTGGACCTGCCCCGCCCCGCTGCGCGACCGGCCCCGGGTCGTCATGGGCCACGGCGGGGGCGGCGCGCTCTCCGCCGAACTGGTCCAGCAGATCTTCGCCCCGGCCTACGGCGGTGAGGCGCTCGCGCAGATGGGCGACGCGGCGGCCGTCACCCTGGGCGGTGCGCGACTCGCCTTCTCCACCGACTCCTACGTGGTGCGGCCGCTGTTCTTCCCCGGCGGCAGCATCGGTGACCTGGCGGTCAACGGCACCGTCAACGACCTCGCCATGCGCGGGGCCCGCGCCGCCTATCTCTCCTGCGGGTTCATCCTGGAGGAGGGCGTCGAGCTGGACGTGGTGAGCCGGGTGGCCGAGGCGCTCGGTGCCGCCGCGCGCACCGCCGGGGTCGAGGTGGCCACCGGTGACACCAAGGTGGTGGAGTCCGGGCACGGCGACGGCATCTACCTCAACACGGCGGGCATCGGCCTCGTCCCGACGGGCGTGGACCTGCGCCCCGAGCGCGTGGTGCCCGGCGATGTCGTGATCGTCAGCGGGGCCGTCGGTGTCCACGGCGTGGCGATCATGAGCGTCCGGGAGGGCCTGGAGTTCGGCGTGGAGATCGAGAGCGACTGCGCGGCGCTCGGCTCGCTGGTGGAGGCGATGCTCGCCGTCACGCCGGACCTCCATGTGCTGCGCGACCCCACCCGGGGCGGGCTCGCGGCCGCGCTGAACGAGATCGCGCAGGCGTCCGGCACGGGCGTCGTCCTCCAGGAACGCGCCGTCCCGGTCCCGGCGGCCGTCGCCAACGCCTGCGCCATCCTGGGCCTCGACCCCCTGTACGTGGCGAACGAGGGCAAGCTGGTCGCCTTCGTTCCGCGTGAGCACGCCGACGCCGTCCTCGCCGCGATGCGCGCCCATCCGCTGGGCCGGGAGGCGGCGGTCATCGGCGAGGCGGTGGACACGCATCCCGGCATGGTGGTGGCACGGACGGGACTGGGCGGCACGCGCGTGGTGGACCTGCCGATCGGCGAGCAGCTCCCTCGGATCTGCTGA
- a CDS encoding DUF1963 domain-containing protein, producing the protein MQTTLMIYDGTAPADSDVPRTGGVPLAPAGFTWPMCGCGGPLQFFAHLPVEDGVLSVFVCQNDPGACEFWDATSSANRVHLFPREELQPVAVPETGVTLLPVTSAIRNHVVTLDPEEVDDHDDDDDDDDLAPDPYDLARSGWKREPEERFGKQREVLGSLGGSPSYLEDDRVPACRSCTRSMEFAAHLEEGISARTAMNLGGQLGYVFVCRACREGAFLTD; encoded by the coding sequence ATGCAGACCACTCTGATGATCTACGACGGCACCGCACCGGCCGACTCCGACGTCCCGCGTACCGGGGGCGTACCGCTGGCTCCCGCGGGATTCACCTGGCCCATGTGCGGCTGCGGAGGGCCGCTGCAGTTCTTCGCCCACCTCCCCGTCGAGGACGGCGTCCTGTCGGTGTTCGTGTGCCAGAACGACCCCGGCGCATGTGAATTCTGGGACGCGACGTCCAGCGCGAACCGGGTCCACCTGTTTCCCAGGGAGGAACTGCAGCCGGTAGCCGTGCCCGAGACGGGCGTGACGCTCCTGCCCGTCACCTCGGCCATCCGCAACCACGTCGTGACGCTCGACCCCGAGGAGGTCGACGACCACGACGATGACGACGATGACGACGACCTCGCGCCTGACCCGTACGACCTTGCCCGTTCGGGATGGAAGCGGGAACCTGAAGAACGATTCGGGAAGCAACGCGAAGTGCTCGGGTCACTCGGAGGCAGCCCCTCCTACCTCGAGGACGACCGCGTGCCCGCATGCCGCTCCTGCACCCGCTCGATGGAGTTCGCGGCACATCTGGAGGAAGGGATCTCCGCGCGGACCGCGATGAACCTCGGCGGCCAGTTGGGCTACGTCTTCGTCTGCCGCGCCTGCCGCGAAGGCGCCTTCCTCACCGACTGA
- the hypF gene encoding carbamoyltransferase HypF — MSAAPPPPDVVTGAPALRRRIVVRGVVQGVGFRPYLYGLATELALVGHVTNTPEGVVAEVEGAAGAVTRFCDRIAAQAPPLARVESVHHEEVPATGGDAFTILASRTEGPARTLVSPDTATCADCLAELADPADRRHRHPFVNCTHCGPRFTIVTGLPYDRAHTTMSGFPMCADCAREYADPADRRFHAQPVACPNCGPRLRLVRADGDELSGDGMDPVGRARALLARGAILAVKGLGGYHLACDAANGTAVDLLRRRKARGDKPFAVMARSVDDIRALVRMGPEERSLLEDAARPIVLLRRRPGAAAGGAYAEAVAPGSPDLGVMLPYTPLHHLLLGLPGDPEGPRLLVMTSGNVSGEPIVTDDTEALERLAHLADAWLTHDRAIHVPCDDSVVRVCDGEPLVLRRSRGYAPLPLTLPLPVGPALAVGGDLKNVFCLGAGDRAWLSAHIGDMDDLGTQHAFAHAVGQLESITGVRPERLAADRHPGYRSARWADRNAAGRPVVRVQHHHAHVAAAMAEHGLDGSRPVIGVAFDGTGHGDDGAVWGGEFLLADYDGFTRFGALADVPLPGGDAAVRRPYRMALSHLRAAGLARAADLPCTAAGSADELRVLEQQLERNLNCVPTSSMGRLFDAVSSLAGVCHRSGYEAQAAVELEGAALRAPAGDTVAYTFALRPERDAVGRGVVDRDTVRADPAPVLAAIVDDLRAGAGPERIAARFHRAVAGLVHRICVRARERHGLDTVALTGGVFANTLLSSACSTALRADGFTVLRHRRVPPGDGGLALGQLMVASRARTTD, encoded by the coding sequence GTGAGCGCTGCGCCGCCCCCGCCGGACGTCGTCACCGGCGCCCCGGCACTGCGGCGGCGGATCGTCGTCCGGGGAGTGGTGCAGGGCGTCGGCTTCCGGCCGTACCTCTACGGCCTCGCCACCGAACTCGCCCTCGTCGGCCACGTGACCAACACACCGGAGGGCGTCGTCGCCGAGGTGGAGGGCGCGGCCGGGGCCGTGACCCGGTTCTGCGACCGGATCGCCGCCCAGGCGCCGCCGCTGGCCCGGGTGGAGTCCGTCCACCACGAGGAGGTGCCCGCCACCGGCGGCGACGCCTTCACGATCCTCGCCTCCCGCACCGAAGGCCCGGCCCGCACCCTGGTCTCGCCCGACACCGCCACCTGCGCCGACTGCCTCGCCGAACTCGCCGACCCGGCGGACCGGCGCCACCGCCATCCCTTCGTCAACTGCACCCACTGCGGGCCGCGGTTCACGATCGTCACCGGTCTGCCCTACGACCGGGCCCACACGACCATGTCCGGCTTCCCGATGTGCGCCGACTGCGCCCGCGAGTACGCCGATCCGGCCGACCGCCGCTTCCACGCCCAGCCCGTCGCCTGCCCGAACTGCGGACCGCGGCTGCGGCTGGTGCGGGCGGACGGCGATGAGTTGAGCGGCGACGGTATGGACCCTGTTGGCCGGGCCCGCGCTCTGCTGGCCCGCGGCGCGATCCTCGCCGTCAAGGGACTCGGCGGCTACCACCTCGCCTGCGACGCCGCGAACGGCACGGCCGTCGACCTGCTGCGCCGCCGCAAGGCGCGGGGCGACAAGCCGTTCGCCGTGATGGCCAGGAGCGTGGACGACATCCGCGCCCTCGTGCGGATGGGGCCCGAGGAGCGGTCCCTCCTGGAGGACGCGGCCCGGCCGATCGTGCTGCTGCGGCGCCGGCCCGGTGCGGCGGCGGGCGGCGCGTACGCCGAGGCCGTGGCGCCCGGCAGTCCCGATCTCGGTGTGATGCTGCCGTACACCCCGCTGCACCACCTCCTGCTCGGTCTGCCCGGTGATCCCGAGGGGCCCCGGCTGCTCGTCATGACCAGCGGGAACGTCTCCGGTGAGCCGATCGTCACCGACGACACCGAGGCGCTGGAGCGGCTCGCTCACCTGGCCGACGCCTGGCTCACCCACGATCGCGCGATCCACGTCCCCTGCGACGACTCCGTGGTGCGCGTCTGCGACGGGGAGCCGCTGGTGCTGCGCCGCTCCCGCGGCTACGCGCCGCTGCCGCTCACCCTGCCCCTGCCGGTCGGCCCGGCGCTCGCCGTCGGCGGGGACCTGAAGAACGTGTTCTGTCTCGGCGCGGGCGACCGGGCCTGGCTGTCGGCCCACATCGGAGACATGGACGACCTCGGCACCCAGCACGCCTTCGCCCACGCGGTGGGGCAGTTGGAGTCCATCACGGGCGTACGGCCGGAGCGCCTGGCCGCCGACCGGCATCCCGGTTACCGCTCCGCCCGGTGGGCCGACCGGAACGCGGCCGGCCGGCCCGTCGTCCGTGTCCAGCACCATCACGCCCATGTCGCCGCCGCGATGGCCGAACACGGGCTGGACGGCTCCCGGCCGGTGATCGGCGTCGCCTTCGACGGCACCGGCCACGGCGACGACGGCGCGGTCTGGGGCGGGGAGTTCCTGCTCGCGGACTACGACGGCTTCACCCGGTTCGGGGCCCTGGCCGACGTGCCGTTGCCCGGCGGCGACGCCGCGGTGCGCAGGCCGTACCGGATGGCGCTCTCCCATCTGCGCGCGGCCGGCCTCGCCCGCGCCGCCGACCTGCCCTGCACGGCGGCCGGCTCCGCCGACGAACTCCGGGTGCTGGAACAGCAGTTGGAGCGGAACCTGAACTGTGTGCCCACCTCCAGCATGGGGCGGCTCTTCGACGCGGTGTCGTCGCTCGCGGGGGTCTGCCACCGGTCGGGCTACGAGGCCCAGGCCGCCGTCGAGTTGGAGGGTGCGGCGCTGCGGGCGCCCGCCGGGGACACCGTCGCGTACACCTTCGCGCTGCGCCCGGAGCGGGATGCGGTAGGGCGGGGCGTGGTGGACCGGGACACGGTACGGGCCGATCCGGCGCCCGTGCTCGCGGCGATCGTGGACGATCTGCGGGCGGGCGCCGGTCCGGAGCGGATCGCGGCGCGTTTCCACCGGGCCGTGGCCGGCCTGGTGCACCGGATCTGCGTACGGGCGCGGGAGCGGCACGGTCTGGACACGGTCGCCCTGACGGGCGGGGTGTTCGCCAACACGCTGCTCTCCTCGGCCTGTTCGACCGCCCTGCGCGCGGACGGCTTCACGGTCCTGCGGCACCGCCGGGTGCCGCCCGGCGACGGGGGCCTGGCGCTGGGCCAGTTGATGGTGGCCTCCCGGGCGCGGACCACGGACTGA